One region of Micromonospora ureilytica genomic DNA includes:
- the ndk gene encoding nucleoside-diphosphate kinase — translation MSSNSPDERSLVLIKPDAVRRGLVGEVLSRFERKGLRIDAMVHRTMDAALADEHYAEHVDKAFYPPLKDFMTGGPLVALVLSGDQVIDVVRGLVGATDGRKAAAGTIRGDLSLSNRENLVHASDSTDSAKREIALWFPELG, via the coding sequence GTGTCCAGCAACAGCCCGGATGAGCGCAGCCTCGTTCTGATCAAGCCCGACGCGGTCCGCCGCGGCCTGGTCGGCGAGGTCCTCTCCCGCTTCGAGCGCAAGGGGCTGCGGATCGACGCGATGGTGCACCGGACGATGGACGCCGCGCTCGCCGACGAGCACTACGCCGAGCACGTCGACAAGGCGTTCTACCCGCCGCTGAAGGACTTCATGACCGGCGGCCCACTGGTCGCCCTGGTGCTCTCCGGCGACCAGGTCATCGACGTGGTCCGCGGGCTGGTCGGCGCCACCGACGGGCGCAAGGCCGCCGCTGGCACCATCCGGGGTGACCTGTCGCTGTCCAACCGGGAGAACCTGGTGCACGCCTCCGACTCGACGGACAGCGCCAAGCGCGAGATCGCGCTCTGGTTCCCCGAGCTGGGCTGA
- the sigJ gene encoding RNA polymerase sigma factor SigJ, which translates to MTTEAAAEAAGALEAHRPMLLGLAYRLLGSRHDAEDVLQEAYLRWVGVDRARVEEPRRYLSRVVTRLAVDRLRARQAARETYVGTWLPEPVPTAPSPFGPLDRVELRDSLSTALLHVLERLTPPERAVYVLHTAFDVPYAEIAEILDRSAADCRQLYHRATARVRQEQRRFTASRLERERLLDAFLAAARDGDLATLTDLVAADATAWNDGGGRVRAALNPVTGADRIARFYAGVYGPRHRTIMDPVELNGEPAMLITRADGSRYTLTIAAADGRITGIYVVGNPAKVPAID; encoded by the coding sequence GTGACCACCGAGGCGGCAGCAGAGGCGGCCGGTGCGCTCGAGGCGCACCGGCCGATGCTGCTTGGGCTCGCGTACCGCCTGCTCGGCAGCCGGCACGACGCGGAGGACGTGCTCCAGGAGGCGTACCTGCGTTGGGTGGGTGTGGACCGGGCCCGGGTCGAGGAACCGCGCCGGTACCTGTCCCGGGTGGTCACCCGGTTGGCAGTGGACCGGCTGCGCGCCCGGCAGGCGGCCCGCGAGACGTACGTCGGGACGTGGTTGCCCGAACCGGTGCCGACCGCTCCCTCGCCGTTCGGGCCACTGGACCGGGTGGAGCTACGCGACTCGCTCTCCACCGCGTTGCTGCACGTGCTGGAGCGGCTCACCCCGCCGGAGCGAGCGGTGTACGTCCTGCACACGGCCTTCGACGTGCCGTACGCGGAGATCGCCGAGATCCTGGACCGGTCCGCCGCCGACTGCCGCCAGCTGTACCACCGGGCGACCGCGCGGGTACGGCAGGAGCAGCGCCGGTTCACCGCCAGTCGCTTGGAGCGGGAGCGGCTGCTGGACGCGTTCCTCGCGGCCGCCCGCGACGGTGACCTGGCGACGCTCACCGACCTGGTGGCCGCCGACGCCACAGCGTGGAACGACGGTGGCGGTCGGGTGCGGGCCGCCCTCAACCCGGTCACCGGCGCGGACCGGATCGCCAGGTTCTACGCCGGGGTCTACGGCCCGCGTCACCGGACGATCATGGATCCGGTCGAGCTCAACGGAGAACCCGCGATGCTGATCACCCGCGCGGACGGCAGTCGGTACACGCTGACCATCGCCGCGGCCGACGGACGGATCACCGGGATCTACGTGGTCGGCAACCCGGCGAAGGTGCCGGCGATCGACTGA
- a CDS encoding carboxymuconolactone decarboxylase family protein — protein sequence MNAAEVAPQAYKAVMGLEKYVQTNVDRTVLELVKLRASMINGCAYCVDMHSRDALADGESSRRLFAVAAWREAPFFDERERAALALTDAVTRLGEHGVPDGVWDDAAKVWSEKELADLVIAIATINVWNRIGVTMRLEPPTQA from the coding sequence ATGAACGCGGCCGAGGTCGCACCGCAGGCGTACAAGGCCGTCATGGGGTTGGAGAAGTACGTCCAGACGAACGTCGACCGCACAGTGCTGGAGCTGGTGAAGCTGCGGGCGTCGATGATCAACGGGTGCGCGTACTGCGTGGACATGCACAGTCGGGACGCGCTCGCCGACGGCGAGTCGAGCCGGCGGCTGTTCGCGGTCGCCGCCTGGCGGGAGGCGCCCTTCTTCGACGAGCGGGAGCGGGCCGCGCTGGCCCTCACCGACGCGGTCACCCGGCTCGGTGAGCACGGGGTGCCGGACGGCGTGTGGGACGACGCCGCGAAGGTCTGGTCGGAGAAGGAACTGGCCGACCTCGTCATCGCGATTGCCACAATCAACGTGTGGAATCGGATCGGGGTGACGATGCGGCTGGAGCCTCCGACCCAGGCGTGA